The Streptomyces griseiscabiei genomic sequence AGGAGTGTGACATCCAGACCGAGCCGGGCGGCGGCGGGCAGGAAGCCTTCCGTGACGGAGTCGGTCGGATTGAGGGCGAGCAGATACAGACGCATGGGGGCGCGCACAACTTCCGCTGGTGGGTGGGGGGTTAAGCGGGGGCGGGGCGGACCCGTCTCGTGGTGGGGCCCGCCCCGGGTACCGCTGGGGTTACTGCTTCGGGAGGTCGACGCCGGTGGCCTTGGCGATGTCGGCGAGCATCTCCTCGGCGGCCTGGACGCCGATGCCGGACATCCAGGTCTCGTCCGGGACCTCGACGACCTTGCCGTCCTTGACGGCGGGCAGGTCCTTCCAGACCGGGTTGGAGGTGACCTGCTTCTGCTGGGTCTTGTCCGGGGTGTCGGCGGTGGTGACGAAGATCAGGTCGGCGTCGGCCTGGTCGATCTCCTCCGGGCTGACGTCCTTCATGGTGACGGCCGGGTCGTCGGAGATCTGCGACTTCGGGCGCTGGAAGCCGACGTCGTCGAGGACGACTCCGCTGTAGGAGTTGGAGGCGTACAGACGGGTCGGGCCGGCGACGAAGCGGACGACGGAGACGGTCGGCAGGGTGCCGTCCTTCTTCTTGACGGCCGCGCCGAGCGCCTCGGCCCGGGTCTCGTACTCCTTCAGCTCGGCCGCGGCCTCGTCCTCCAGGCCCAGTGCCTCGGCGTGGACCTTGAGGTTCTCCTTCCACACACCGCCGGTGGTCTCGGTGAACACGGTCGGGGCGATGGCGCTGAGCTTGTCGTAGACCTTCTCGTGGCGGACCTTGGAGGACAGGATCAGATCGGGCTTCAGGGAGGCGATCTTCTCCAGGTTCGGCTCCAGCAGTGGGCCGACGTCCGTCGTGTTCTTGAGGTCGCCCTCCAGGTACGCCGGGAAGCCGCCCTCCGTCTTGAAGTGCGGGGCGACGGCGCCGACCGGGTCGATGCCGAGCAGGGTGACGTCGTCCAGCTCGCCGGTGTCGAGGACGACGACCTTCTTGGGCTGCGACGGGATCTCGACGTCACCCATCACGGTCTTGAGGGTGCGCGGGAAGGCGGCGCTGTCGGCGCCGGCCTGGGCGGTGTCGCTCCCCTTCGCCGTGTCGGCGTCGCCGCAGGCGGCCAGGAGGCCGGTGCCGAGGACGACGGTGAGAAGCGCGGCGGTGGGTCGGCCGAATCCGCGCAGGGGGGATCGCTTGAGCATGAGGAATGGTCTTTCTCGGTGGATATATGGATACGTGGATACGTGGATGTATGGAGTCGTGGACGAGCGGTCAGGGGGTCGCGGGCTCGGGGGTGTGCCGGGACGCGCGGCCCTTCGGGACGACCAGCGGGGTGCCGGTCTCCGGGTCGGGGACGACCCGGCAGTCCACGTCGAACACGGACCTGACCAGGTCCGCGTCGAGTACGTCGGCCGGTGGGCCCGCGGCGGCGAGGCGTCCGTCCTTGAGCACGACCATGTGGTCGGCGTAGCGGGCGGCCTGTCCGAGGTCGTGCAGCACCATCACCACGGTGCGGCCGGCCTCGCTGTGCAGGGCGGCGACCAGGTCGAGGACGTCGAGCTGGTGTCTCAGGTCGAGGAAGGTGGTCGGTTCGTCGAGCAGGAGCAGCTCTGTGTCCTGCGCCAACGCCAGGGCGATCCAGGCGCGTTGGCGCTGGCCGCCGGAGAGCGCGTCGACGGGCCGGTCCCGCAGTGCGGCCGTCCCGGTGCGCTCCAGCGCCTCGTCCACGGCCCGCTGGTCGGTGGTGGACCAGGGGCTCAGCAGCCGTTGGTGCGGGTAGCGGCCGAGTCGTACGAGCGCCTCGACGGTGATGGCCTCCGGGGTGACCGGCTGCTGCGGGAGCAGGCCCATGCGGAGGGCCAGTGCGCGGGCCGGCATGCGGTGGATGTCGGCGCCGTCGAGGGTGACCGATCCGGCGGTGGGTGCGAGCAGTCGGCTGAGGCCTCTCAACAGGGTTGACTTACCGCAGGCGTTGGGGCCGACGATCGCGGTCACGGCCCCGCCGGGCAGCGTCAGGTCGAGCCCGCCGACGACGAGGCGGTCGCCGTAGCGCAGGTCGAGGTGCTGGGTGGAGAGCTGGTTGGTGGGGGGCATTGGGGCTCCTGGCGCGGTCGGTGGGGGGTGTCAGGGGTACATGGGCGGGTGCGGGTCCGGTGGGGCTTCTCGCGCAGTTCCCCGCGCCCCTGAAAGCCCAGGCCCCTGCGGGCCTGAAAAGCACGGGGCGCAGCCCCTGCTTTTCAGGGGCGCGGGGAACTGCGCGACCAGCCCCCACGCACCCGCAGACGCCGACGCACCCCGCGCACCCCCCACCGCCCGCGCCCTCACACCCCCCTCCCCCGCACCACCGCACCGCCCCGGAACATCAGCACCAGCAGCCACGGCGCCCCGAGCGTCGCCGTCGCCGCGCCGACCGGCAGTCCCTCGACGGGAAGCAGATGCTGGACGACAAGATCCGCGGCCAGCAACAGCACCGCCCCGGTGAGCGCGGCCAGCGCGAGCGTCGCCGCGGTGGGCGGGCCGGTGAGGAAGCGGACGATGTGCGGGACGGCGAGGGCGACGAAGGTGACGGGGCCGGCGAGCGCGGCGGCCAGCGAGGCCAAGGTGATGGCGACGAGAAGGAGTTGAAGGCGGGCGGCGGAGGTGTCGAGGCCGAGCGCGCCGGCCGAGTCGTCGCCCAGGTCGAGCAGGGCGAGACGGCGGTGGGTGATCAGCGCGGCGGCCAGGGCGAGCAGGACGGCGGCGCCCGCCCCCCAGACCTCCGTCCAGGTCCGGCCGTACACCGACCCGGTGGTCCACTGGAGCGCCGAGCCCGCCAGTTCGGCCGGGAAGCGCACGATCATCAGGTTGACCGCGGCGGCCAGGCCCGCCTGGACGGCGAGGCCGGTGAGGACGAGCCGGGTGACGGCCAGCCCCGACCGCCAGGCGAACACACCGAGCAGCAGGGCGGAGAGCAGGCCTCCGGCCAACGCGCCCACGGGGATGAGCAGTTGGGAGGCTCCGGCGGCCAGCAGCGCGACCGCGCCGAGCGAGGCGCCGCCCGTCACGCCCATCACGTCCGGGGAGGCGAGCGGGTTGCGGAACAGCCGTTGCAGGACACAGCCCGCGGCACCCAGTCCGGCACCGGCCACGAGGGCGGCGACGGCACGCGGCGCCCGGAACTCCCGCACCACCAGCACATCGCCGGGGTCGCCGAGCCCGATCAGCGCACGGAGTGCCGTGGACGCGGGCATGTCCGTCTCGCCCGTGGAGACGGAGACCGTGAGCAGGGCGAACAGGGCGAGGAGGCCGACCGTGCCGTACCCGAGGAGGCGGGCGCGGCCCGGTGTGCGGCGGCGCGTGTGGCGGCGTACGGCCGCTTCGTGGGGCATCGCGGGCGTCGTCATGGGGGCCATCGGGGTCATCGGGCGACCTTCCGGGCGAGCACGGCCAGCAGGGGCGCGCCGAGGAACGCGGTGACGATGCCGACCTCCAGTTCCGCGGGGCGGACGACCAGGCGGCCGAGGATGTCGGCGGTGAGGAGGAGCAGAGGTCCGGCGATCAGGCAGCCGGGGATCAGGAGCCGGTGGTCGCCGCCGAGGAGGGGGCGGACGAGGTGGGGTGCGGCGAGTCCGATGAAGGCGACCGGGCCCGCCACGGCGACGGCCGATCCGGCGAGGAGGACGACCGCGATGCCGCCGGCGAGCCGGACGCGGGTGACGGGGACGCCGAGTGCCTGGGCCGAGTCGTCGCCCAGGGCGAGGGCGTTGAGGGCGGGGGCGACGGCCCCGGCGAGCAGCAGTCCGAGCACGAGGGTCGGCAGGACCGGCCAGAGGGTGTCGAGTGGGCGTCCGGCGATGGACCCGGCCAGCCAGAAGCGTGCCTCGTCGAGGGTGCGCCGGCTGGCCAGCATGACCGCCGACGTCCAGGACAGCAGCACGAGTTGGAGCACGGTGCCGCCGAGGGCGAGCCGTACGGGGTCGATGTCCCCGGCGCGGCGGGACAGCGCCTGGGCGAGGACCGCCGCCCCCGCGGCCCCGGCGAAGGCGAACCACACGTATGCGACGGGGTCGTTGAGCTTCAGCGCGAAGATGGCGACGACGACCGCGAAGCCCGCGCCGGCGTTGATTCCCAGGGTGGTCGGTGAGGCGAGCGGGTTGCGGGTGACGCCCTGTGCCACGGCGCCCGCGACGCCGAGCGCGGCGCCGACCGCGAGGCCGATGACCGTGCGCGGCAGCCGAAGGCCCGTCACCACCAAAGCGTCCCGGCCCTCTCCATGTCCTGACAGTGCGTCGAGGACAGTGGACAGGGGGACGGAGCGGGCTCCGAGGGCGAGGCTCAGCGCGGCACAGAGCGCCAGCGCGCCGATTCCGCCGAGGAACAGGGGCAGGTGCCTCAGGGCACGCGGGGGCACGCCGGTCGGCGCAACCCGTTCGGTCGCAGTCACGAAACGTGAGCTTAGGTTAGGCATGCTTTAGTTTTCAACAGCTGTGGATCCACTGTGACCCACACCGCCCTTGATCAACTCGTAAGTAACTTTGCTGGTCAGCGACGCACACGACTACTTCACACTCTCCCTGGTCATCGACACACGATCTTGCAGCTAAGGTAAGCCTTACCTCCCCCGCTCGCCAAACCCCTTCACGCTCTGGAGTTACCGATGACCGTGGCCCACCTGGAGACCTCCCAGGCCGACACCGCCACGCACGTCCCGGAACTCCTCGCCGCCGCCTATCGCCGCCTGGACGGACTGTGCGAGGCGCTGTCCGTCCGGGTCGCCGTGCCCGCGGCCCGAACCGCGGGCCGCACGGTCGGCCTGATGGAGGGTCAGGCGACCGTCGAGGCCTTCGTCGACGCGGAGGCCGCCCGCATCCAGGACCGCTACGCCCACTCGGCGCCCCGGCATGTCGCCGCCTCGCGCGCCCTGCACGACTACGCCTGGTCGGTCGGCCTGCTGATGAGCGGTGTCTGGTTCCTGGAGCGGCGCGTGCCCCGGGTCGCGCCGGGCGACATACGGGTCGACCTCGCGACCGGCATGTTCGAGATCGCCCCCGGCTCCGAGTTGGTCTGCCTCCCGGACGACCCGGCGCTCGCCCTGCCCGGCGCCCGCGCGGTCGCCCATCAGGAGGCGCTGCGCGCGGAGTTGAGGGCCGCCGTCGCGGACCATATGGGTCCGGTGCTGGACGCGATCGGCCCGTACGCCCGCCGGGGGTCACGCGCGCTGTGGGGTCTGGTCTCCGACGACCTGGTCTCCGGCCTCTGGTATCTGGGCCGGATGAGGGGCGACGAGGCCGCCGGTGTCCGGGCCGCCACGGCGGTTCTCCCCACCGCCCACGCCCCCTTCCCCGGCGGCGCCGACTTCCGTTCGCTCCGGACCGGCGACGGCCGCGAACACCCGACCCGCACCCGCATGGGCTGCTGCCTCTACTACACGATCCGCCCCGCCGAGGCCTGTTCCACCTGCCCGCGCACCTGCGACGCGGAACGGCTGCGACGGCTGGAGGGCTGATCCACGCGGGCGCGGCCGGTGGTGCGCCCTACTCCACGAAGTCGGGGTTCCAGGGCAGCACCCGGAAGTTCCCCGTGCCGCCCCTGATCTTCTCGAACGGCGCCGAACTCACGCACTTGGGCAGGTCCTTGGTCTCCTCCGGATTGCCCACGGAGGCCCAGCTGTAGCCCAGCCGGTCGCGCCGACCCTGATCGTGCACGGTGAAGCCGACCCGGTTGCCCTTGGCGTCCGGCAGGTCGGTCCTCGTGATGACACCGGTGGCGACGGCGACCTTGCCTCCGGTCACCAGACAGTCGATCCGCCCCTCTGCCCAGTGGCTCTCGTCGCCCAGGCGGTGGCTGAAGCGGAAGGTGCCGGTGGCCAGCGTCGGATCCGTGGTGTGCTCGGCGGCGAGATGTGCGTCGAAGGTGAAGGAGATGTCCTCCTCGGAGACCCGGGAGAGTGTGCCGGTTCCGGTCAGGGCCGCCGCCTCCCGCGGCTTCCCGGAGACGGCGCCCTCCCTCGGCTTCCCGGACACGGTGTCGGAGGCGGCTTCCGGCGCACGCCCG encodes the following:
- a CDS encoding ABC transporter substrate-binding protein; the protein is MLKRSPLRGFGRPTAALLTVVLGTGLLAACGDADTAKGSDTAQAGADSAAFPRTLKTVMGDVEIPSQPKKVVVLDTGELDDVTLLGIDPVGAVAPHFKTEGGFPAYLEGDLKNTTDVGPLLEPNLEKIASLKPDLILSSKVRHEKVYDKLSAIAPTVFTETTGGVWKENLKVHAEALGLEDEAAAELKEYETRAEALGAAVKKKDGTLPTVSVVRFVAGPTRLYASNSYSGVVLDDVGFQRPKSQISDDPAVTMKDVSPEEIDQADADLIFVTTADTPDKTQQKQVTSNPVWKDLPAVKDGKVVEVPDETWMSGIGVQAAEEMLADIAKATGVDLPKQ
- a CDS encoding ABC transporter ATP-binding protein, with product MPPTNQLSTQHLDLRYGDRLVVGGLDLTLPGGAVTAIVGPNACGKSTLLRGLSRLLAPTAGSVTLDGADIHRMPARALALRMGLLPQQPVTPEAITVEALVRLGRYPHQRLLSPWSTTDQRAVDEALERTGTAALRDRPVDALSGGQRQRAWIALALAQDTELLLLDEPTTFLDLRHQLDVLDLVAALHSEAGRTVVMVLHDLGQAARYADHMVVLKDGRLAAAGPPADVLDADLVRSVFDVDCRVVPDPETGTPLVVPKGRASRHTPEPATP
- a CDS encoding FecCD family ABC transporter permease, whose protein sequence is MAPMTTPAMPHEAAVRRHTRRRTPGRARLLGYGTVGLLALFALLTVSVSTGETDMPASTALRALIGLGDPGDVLVVREFRAPRAVAALVAGAGLGAAGCVLQRLFRNPLASPDVMGVTGGASLGAVALLAAGASQLLIPVGALAGGLLSALLLGVFAWRSGLAVTRLVLTGLAVQAGLAAAVNLMIVRFPAELAGSALQWTTGSVYGRTWTEVWGAGAAVLLALAAALITHRRLALLDLGDDSAGALGLDTSAARLQLLLVAITLASLAAALAGPVTFVALAVPHIVRFLTGPPTAATLALAALTGAVLLLAADLVVQHLLPVEGLPVGAATATLGAPWLLVLMFRGGAVVRGRGV
- a CDS encoding FecCD family ABC transporter permease, encoding MPPRALRHLPLFLGGIGALALCAALSLALGARSVPLSTVLDALSGHGEGRDALVVTGLRLPRTVIGLAVGAALGVAGAVAQGVTRNPLASPTTLGINAGAGFAVVVAIFALKLNDPVAYVWFAFAGAAGAAVLAQALSRRAGDIDPVRLALGGTVLQLVLLSWTSAVMLASRRTLDEARFWLAGSIAGRPLDTLWPVLPTLVLGLLLAGAVAPALNALALGDDSAQALGVPVTRVRLAGGIAVVLLAGSAVAVAGPVAFIGLAAPHLVRPLLGGDHRLLIPGCLIAGPLLLLTADILGRLVVRPAELEVGIVTAFLGAPLLAVLARKVAR
- a CDS encoding (2Fe-2S)-binding protein; its protein translation is MTVAHLETSQADTATHVPELLAAAYRRLDGLCEALSVRVAVPAARTAGRTVGLMEGQATVEAFVDAEAARIQDRYAHSAPRHVAASRALHDYAWSVGLLMSGVWFLERRVPRVAPGDIRVDLATGMFEIAPGSELVCLPDDPALALPGARAVAHQEALRAELRAAVADHMGPVLDAIGPYARRGSRALWGLVSDDLVSGLWYLGRMRGDEAAGVRAATAVLPTAHAPFPGGADFRSLRTGDGREHPTRTRMGCCLYYTIRPAEACSTCPRTCDAERLRRLEG